The region AGATGTTGTAGTCGACTTAAACCAAGCTCAAACCGACGAAGAGAAGTTGGCGGTACTTAGAGTCTATCGAATGTTAGTTGACAATAGTGGCCGATCCCAAGATTTCGTCCTGGATTACTTTGCCAAATACTGGCAGAAAGAGTTCTCAGGTCAGCGTAAAATACAAGAAGACTTACTAGGGCACCTTGAATACGCAATGCGCCATACTGACTTAGAGAAAGATCGCCTTACTGGTGACCAAGATGCCGAGTCGGTGATGAAGCCTTACGATAGAGTCATTGCGCGAGCACAAACAGAGCTGAGCACAATGCCTAACGATCAGCGTGTTTATCGAAACTTGAAGTTAAGTGCTCAGACACTATTAGGTCCCTCTGTCAACTTAAGGCGTCTTGTTGGTCCAGTGTTTGATGTGGTCTTTGAAGAGCGCGTGATGAACAGTGACAGCCTTTACATCCCGCAAATGCTGACGAAACGAGGCTTTGAAGACTTCTTTATGCCACAATCAGAGTCGGTCTCAGAGCTAGCGCTGATTGACAGTTGGGTATTAGGTCAAACCAAAATCGCTCAATTTAGTGAAGCCGACAAGCAAGCGCTTAGAGACAAGATTCGCAGCTTGTACGTTGCAGACTACACAAACACATGGCGTGCAGCGCTGAATGAAATCGATGTGAAGTATTTCAATGACATCAACGATGCAGTCATGGTGTTAGAAAACCTCACCAGCAACCTTGAGCCTATGCAGCGGCTATTGCGTACTCTGGACAATAACACGCAACTCTTTACCACGTTACCAGCAGATGACGTAGCACAGAATGAGTTGTTGAAGAGTCCTAAATACAAAGTAGCGTCAATGGTTGAGACGCGGTTTGCAGACCTCAACGGTATGCTAACTCAAGTAGATGGTCAGCCAGCATGCATTAATGAAGTTCTGACTTCCGTTGACGAACTCAAGAGCTACTTAACAGCTATCAAAGATGCGCCGGATGTCGGTATGGCAGCCCTTGATGCTACGAAAGCACGAGTTAAATTAATTAACGCAGACCCTATCTATACGTTGAAGCGAATCTCTTCTGGTTTGCCTAAGCCAATGGACAGCATGTTTGCAAAATTGGCAGATGAAAGCTGGTATGTAGTGAAGCAAGAAGCGATTAAGCATTTGGAAGTTCGATGGACAGAAGATGTGTATGCGCCATTCCAAAGCAAGCTGGCAGGGCGCTACCCATTTACACAGGGTTCTAAGAAAGATGCCTCGCTACAAGATTTTGAATATTTCTTTGCTCCTAACGGTACACTGGATAGTTTTTACAACAACCAATTGAAGATGTTTATTGAAGAGAATATCACAGTGACAGCCGATGATTCTGCTCAATCGATCATTCGTAAAGAAGTGTTGGATCAAATCCAACAAGCTCATAAAATTCGTGAAGCATTCTTCAACAGAAAAGGCATCTTGGATGTGAACTTCTCAGTAGAGCCGATGAGCCTTACCAACAATAAGCGTCGCAGTTTACTTAATGTTGATGGGCAATTCCTTGCGTACAGCCACGGCTCACGAGAAAGTGTAGAGCTGATCTGGCCTAACACACTAAGAGACTCTGCAGTATCGAAAGTGAGTTTGATTCCAACCAAATCAAACATGTCACCTCGCAGTGTTCAGTATCAAGGTCCGTGGGCGTTCTTCCGTTTGCTAGACAAAGCATCGGTTGTTTCAGCAAGTCCAACGTCTGTCGACTTTAAGTTTGATGTTGATGGTGGTGAGATGATCTACCGCGTCAACTCAGAGGCAGATGCCAACCCATTTACTGAGCGCTTATTTAAATCGTTCAAGTTGTCTAAAACACTTTACTAACCCAAATAGCCA is a window of Aliivibrio wodanis DNA encoding:
- the vasK gene encoding putative type VI secretion protein VasK (IcmF-related protein), producing MWKFIVGIVKRLKPGLATAMPILLFTTFILLNVAIWWGGPWLVIAEQRPLESIMARVVASSLFTLGSLAIWGVWQWRKLQGFKADQVREEQLRQDPIKAYEERQEVELNQVMVSMKQSLNKHNYLYALPWYLVLGLENAGKTSLINRSGQNFVFSSVMRASGQKSENPYSFDWWVGDESVLIDPDGELLTQGKRSEEKNGEMERRLWLHFVNWLERTRSRRPLNGIVLALDVSHLATATASERKAYANLLRARLRELMETLSTRLPVYISLTKLDLLYGFEPFFKHYTKTQREEVLGFTFSMDSVDNLDSWLEEFISEYTQFVERINDMLPHTVSTPMTLEERNAIYSFTRQIAGLKDILELFFQEALASDQFSTSALVRGAYFTSVYQQGVPSNAFDDGASRRYGLSHAINTAQRAKNSTVYFTEKLFTHIIYPEAGLASDNFRVAKNKRRLLMLSFVVCSIATVLLVGNWHRNYMSNVQHADKVLAKVNQYKEQFSGNKSLKSQQNVLDPLNQIREATLEFGFFREKPKYISDFGLYQGHTIGPKVEETYLNLLETHLLPLLMADVVVDLNQAQTDEEKLAVLRVYRMLVDNSGRSQDFVLDYFAKYWQKEFSGQRKIQEDLLGHLEYAMRHTDLEKDRLTGDQDAESVMKPYDRVIARAQTELSTMPNDQRVYRNLKLSAQTLLGPSVNLRRLVGPVFDVVFEERVMNSDSLYIPQMLTKRGFEDFFMPQSESVSELALIDSWVLGQTKIAQFSEADKQALRDKIRSLYVADYTNTWRAALNEIDVKYFNDINDAVMVLENLTSNLEPMQRLLRTLDNNTQLFTTLPADDVAQNELLKSPKYKVASMVETRFADLNGMLTQVDGQPACINEVLTSVDELKSYLTAIKDAPDVGMAALDATKARVKLINADPIYTLKRISSGLPKPMDSMFAKLADESWYVVKQEAIKHLEVRWTEDVYAPFQSKLAGRYPFTQGSKKDASLQDFEYFFAPNGTLDSFYNNQLKMFIEENITVTADDSAQSIIRKEVLDQIQQAHKIREAFFNRKGILDVNFSVEPMSLTNNKRRSLLNVDGQFLAYSHGSRESVELIWPNTLRDSAVSKVSLIPTKSNMSPRSVQYQGPWAFFRLLDKASVVSASPTSVDFKFDVDGGEMIYRVNSEADANPFTERLFKSFKLSKTLY